In Fusarium oxysporum Fo47 chromosome XII, complete sequence, one DNA window encodes the following:
- a CDS encoding uncharacterized protein (uncharacterized protein family UPF0311) yields the protein MTPSLEHVFTMRMYTSPDKALVIPEAKGNNHRIIAFLTHGHIKGSGLEAELLPGGADWILRDPDTNTGHLDVRVQFRSKEGHGIYIHFKGVLQIDEKWMEVFTGGPKARTLEFGENEWLGSPIIETSHPELKWVERSAFVSELRWFIDDDGSIAVENAVYKVKPSRV from the exons ATGACCCCTTCACTCGAACACGTTTTCACAATGAGGATGTATACATCCCCAGACAAAGCCCTTGTCATCCCAGAAGCCAAGGGCAACAACCACCGCATTATCGCCTTCTTGACGCATGGTCACATCAAAGGTAGTGGTCTCGAGGCAGAGCTTCTCCCTGGTGGCGCCGATTGGATCTTG CGTGATCCCGACACAAACACCGGGCATCTCGACGTCCGAGTTCAATTCCGATCAAAAGAAGGCCACGGTATTTACATCCACTTCAAGGGCGTTCTACAGATTGATGAAAAATGGATGGAAGTCTTTACTGGGGGCCCGAAGGCTCGAACTCTCGAGTTTGGAGAGAACGAATGGCTGGGATCTCCCATCATTGAAACCAGCCATCCTGAGCTAAAATGGGTAGAGCGCTCCGCCTTTGTCAGTGAGCTGCGTTGGttcattgatgatgatggctcTATCGCTGTTGAGAATGCTGTTTACAAGGTCAAGCCGAGCAGAGTATGA
- a CDS encoding uncharacterized protein (expressed protein) — MGNAISALIAPNEAADENERKKKEQLELMMKLADARLDTFQGELEKMFLDRESAMKTSVPGKRALRFERHVAVDAESTPGKGVEDAVDAFFGASETGTKGVLDGFKSVVKTGLSAILGDSSAGESYDKKFFVCMKHNAIIRVDMYTYKYTFGSKGVVDVHKNILAYILCISVVDHRDVTLDELIYLASEFAGDGDVGPGSGFAQYLEMIMKTWNALRAIDPLPVSGRPALEYPVNLQLPVRPAA, encoded by the exons ATGGGCAATGCTATCAGTGCTTTGATCGCCCCGAATGAGGCAGCCGACGAGAacgagaggaagaagaaagagcagctggagctgatgatgaagctcgCAGATGCACGGCTCGACACATTTCAAGGcgagctggagaagatgTTCTTGGACCGTGAGTCAGCGATGAAGACCAGTGTTCCAGGAAAGAGAGCTTTGAGGTTTGAGCGTCATGTCGCCGTCGATGCTGAAAGCACT CCGGGAAAAGGCGTTGAGGATGCCGTTGACGCTTTCTTTGGTGCTTCGGAGACCGGAACCAAAGGTGTTCTTGATGGTTTCAAGTCTGTGGTCAAGACTGGTCTCTCTGCGATTCTCGGTGACTCCTCCGCTGGAGAAAGCTACgataagaagttctttgtTTGCATGAAACA TAATGCCATCATTCGTGTCGACATGTATACATACAAGTATACATTTGGTAGCAAGGGAGTGGTTGACGTTCACAAGAACATCTTGGCCTATATCCTGTGCATCTCTGTTGTTGATCATAGAGATGTAACCCTTGACGAGCTCATCTACCTTGCTTCAGAGTTCGctggtgatggcgatgttggCCCGGGCTCTGGATTTGCGCAGTACCTGGAGATGATCATGAAGACCTGGAACGCTCTTAGAGCCATTGATCCTCTGCCCGTCAGTGGAAGGCCGGCTCTGGAGTATCCCGTTAATCTTCAGCTACCTGTCAGGCCTGCCGCTTAG
- a CDS encoding chaperonin 10-like protein, which translates to MAPTEHTIYRAGDGNGGFSPSSVKLPDLGPHDILVRLTHSGVCHSDIVFCQLGAPVALGHEGIGIVESVGSLVTQFKIGDRAGGGFHRDACGHCKYCLSGRDIYCYERVIFGEGDFDNGTFGTYYIGKETYLHKIPDSLSSEHAAPLQCAGATVYAAIKATVTAEKRVGILGIGGLGHLAIQYADKMGADVVVYSTSASKEAEARQLGAKEFHIIENMFDTATAPIDVLVICGTKYPDWDKVMTKEFLARDGTIVPLAAPVHGPLSLPAGAMFFQGYHVFSSLVGSRNIHDEMLEFSGRHGVKPMVQIFKHEGASTIKEVFELVEQNKMRYRAVLEMPN; encoded by the exons ATGGCTCCTACAGAACATACCATCTACCGCGCAGGCGATGGCAACGGCGgcttctctccctcctccGTCAAGCTGCCTGACCTTGGTCCTCACGACATTCTCGTTCGTTTGACTCACAGTGGTGTGTGCCATTCAGATATCGTGTTCTGCCAATTAGGAGCCCCTGTAGCTCTTGGCCACGAGGGAATTGGTATTGTCGAGTCAGTTGGCTCGCTGGTGACACAATTCAAGATCGGTGATCGGGCAGGTGGTGGATTCCACCGCGATGCCTGCGGTCATTGCAAGTATTGCTTGTCAGGACGGGACATCTACTGCTATGAGCGTGTTATCTTCGGAGAAGGTGACTTTGACAATGGTACTTTTGGAACTTACTATATCGGCAAGGAGACATATCTTCACAAGATTCCTGATAGTCTTTCTAGTGAACATGCTGCACCGCTTCAGTGCGCGGGCGCTACTGTCTACGCTGCTATCAAGGCTACAGTGACAGCCGAGAAGCGCGTCGGTATTCTCGGCATCGGTGGCCTTGGCCATCTCGCCATTCAGTATGCGGATAAGATGGGTGCCGATGTTGTTGTCTACAGCACAAGCGCTAGCAAGGAGGCTGAGGCACGACAGCTAGGCGCCAAGGAGTTCCATATCATTGAGAACATGTTTGATACGGCTACGGCGCCGATTGACGTTCTTGTCATATGTGGAACCAAGTATCCTGACTGGGATAA GGTCATGACCAAGGAGTTCCTCGCTAGAGATGGAACCATCGTTCCTCTTGCAGCCCCGGTTCACGGGCCTCTCAGCTTGCC TGCGGGAGCAATGTTCTTCCAGGGCTACCATGTCTTTTCAAGCCTCGTTGGATCGCGCAATATCCACGACGAGATGCTTGAGTTCTCTGGACGTCATGGTGTTAAGCCCATGGTTCAGATCTTCAAGCACGAGGGTGCGTCAACTATCAAGGAGGTCTTTGAGTTGGTCGAGCAGAACAAGATGAGATATAGGGCTGTTCTAGAGATGCCCAACTAG
- a CDS encoding uncharacterized protein (expressed protein), translating into MLPTRALMKLAIISSLNMSDGREGGMFFSVHALMSHFSQPATLDQLLSCICKDCSNARNVTNYKLPVADLTNDLRQEPLFRGFRVTWQAIQTLQSDKYRGLKMP; encoded by the coding sequence ATGCTACCTACCCGCgcgttgatgaagctggcAATAATTTCTTCGCTGAATATGAGCGACGGGAGAGAGGGGGGGATGTTTTTCTCTGTACACGCCCTGATGTCTCATTTTAGTCAACCCGCGACTCTCGATCAACTCCTCAGCTGCATATGTAAAGATTGCAGCAACGCTCGCAATGTTACCAACTATAAACTGCCGGTGGCGGATCTCACGAATGATCTTCGCCAAGAGCCATTATTTCGTGGTTTCAGAGTGACATGGCAAGCTATACAAACTCTGCAGTCTGATAAGTATCGAGGGTTGAAAATGCCATAA
- a CDS encoding Alpha/Beta hydrolase protein: MATQQTAKTQYVESPNGVTFAYRQIGNAPGIPLVLLTHFRGTMDKWDPLIVNTLAKHRRIITVDYAGVGLSTGEVATSIRQSAADMTHFIELICETEIDLLGFSIGGYVAQMIALNADPSKVKVRKLILAGTGTSYGPDLAYSQNKDVGSVAGVKDVDINVFKTLFFPKNVEGDAAAEAWWSRIHERSAATSGEEASLWLSSGYKDGGKGLMGQVTQGHDFTESPEKSKGEDGAYERLSGLEIPVLVTNGSNDYMIPTPNSYLIYQKVPNGQLILYPNSGHGFLFQYAPTFVKHVETFLEG, translated from the exons ATGGCAACTCAGCAAACCGCCAAGACACAATATGTCGAGTCACCCAACGGCGTGACATTTGCATACCGTCAAATCGGCAATGCACCTGGCATCCCCCTCGTCCTGCTGACACACTTCCGTGGCACCATGGACAAATGGGATCCTCTCATTGTCAACACCCTCGCAAAGCACCGCCGCATTATCACAGTCGATTATGCCGGCGTTGGTCTCAGCACCGGCGAAGTCGCCACTTCTATCCGACAGTCCGCGGCCGATATGACTCACTTTATCGAACTGATCTGCGAAACAGAgattgatcttcttggcttcagcATTGGAGGCTACGTCGCTCAGATGATAGCTCTCAACGCGGATCCcagcaaagtcaaagtccGCAAGTTGATCCTTGCAGGTACTGGGACAAGCTACGGACCTGATCTTGCTTATTCTCAAAACAAAGATGTTGGTTCTGTTGCGGGTGTCAAGGATGTTGACATCAATGTCTTCAAGACACTTTTCTTCCCTAAGAATGTTGAGGgagatgctgctgctgaggcttgGTGGTCGAGGATTCATGAGCGGAGTGCAGCGACGAGTGGTGAAGAGGCTTCCCTTTGGCTAAGCAGTGGCTATAAAGATGGTGGTAAGGGACTTATGGGCCAGGTCACACAAGGTCACGACTTTACAGAGAGTCCAGAGAAGAGCAagggagaagatggcgctTATGAGCGGTTGTCCGGTCTCGAGATACCGGTCTTGGTCACAAATGGAAGC AACGACTATATGATCCCCACGCCCAACAGCTATCTTATCTACCAAAAGGTTCCTAATGGCCAGCTCATTCTTTATCCCAACAGTGGCCACGGCTTTCTCTTCCAGTACGCTCCGACCTTCGTCAAACATGTCGAGACATTCCTTGAGGGCTAG